Within the Erpetoichthys calabaricus chromosome 1, fErpCal1.3, whole genome shotgun sequence genome, the region tatgaattcttgtgtgtatctgaagatggctTCTGATGGAgaaatgttttccacattcagagcaagaatatggcttctccccagtgtgacTTCTTTTGTGAATCTGAAGATGGCTACTGGTGGAGAaccgtttaccacattcagaacagcaatgaggtttctctcctgtgtgaattcttgtaTGAACCCGAAGACTACTATTGTCTGAAAATGTttcaccacattcagaacagcaatacggctaCTCTCTAGTATGAATTCTTTTGTGTGTCTGAAGAATGCTCATTTGTGAAAAACGCCAACCACTTTCAGAACAGCAAAATGGTTTCTCCCTAGTATGAACTCTTCATGTTTTTGAAGAGTGCTACTGTGTGAGAACCGCTTGCCACACTCAGAGCAGTAATGTGGCTTCTCTTCtgtgtgaactcttgtgtgggTTTGAAGGTGGCTACTGTCAGAGAAGCatttaccacattcagagcagtGATATGGCTTGTCTCCGGTGTGAACTTTTGTGTGGATCCAAAGACTGCTATTATCcaaaaatcttttgccacattctaggcagcaatatggtttctctccagtgtgaattttggTGTGGGTCTGAAGGCTACCACTGCgggagaattgtttgccacattcagaacagcgatATAGCTTCTCACCAGTGTGGACTCTTATGTGTTTCTGAAAATTGTTGCTGTCTGAGAAtcattttccacattcagaacagaaaTATGGCCTTTCTCCTGTATGAATTCCTGTGCGGTTCTGAAGGCTGCTTTTCTCagagaatcgtttaccacattcagcacagcaatacggcttctctccagtatgaattctttggTGGGTGTGAAGACTACTACTGCAGGAGAATACTTTACCCCACTGATCACTTTTGTATTTAGTTTTGCatttaaaaactttcatttttccTTGTATGTTGATTATCTCTGTACTCATTTTTGTAGCAGTGAGACAGTCACATTGTAAAATGTTTGGTGTTAAAGTCTCAGCTCCAGATTTCTCCTTGTTTTCATGGTGTAGTGTTGGCTCTGGGTTGCACTTTAGACAAGTTTGAGCAAATGAGGTTTGGGAGAAGCTGTCAGTCTTTTGCATACCTGCAGAAAGACAGGAATTCCagttaaatatacacacattacATGTTTTCAAAGTTTAATCCTGctgaaaaaaaagctttatatgattttaattttatggttGGCCAGTTTTTGTTTCCTACATGTTACACAGTATATTGCTTTCAGTGTTAGCTCAagattcaaagaaaaagaaatttgggAAACCCTGTTGAAATAGTATCTGGGCTGCACAATTAATTGCATTAAAATTTCAATCCCGATTCTATTCTCAATGCTTCTGAATCAAGAACATAGTCCACTCTGTAGTATTTGTATTCAAACAATCAGTCATGAAATTTCTCTGATAGTATCAGAGACTCTGTGACTGAGCACCTATTATTTGCTTTAACCAATGAATGTCCATAACCTTAAACTCCCTGTGATATGTGAGGGtagaagaaagagaggagaaacAACTTTTGAAATTACCATCTTTAGTGTAAGCACTGTGTTCTCATGAAAATGAAGACAATAGTGTATTGGTAGTGTAAAAAGGCTACTCTTCTCTTGTGGGGATTATTTGGGGGATTAAAGACTATAATAATAATCACAGCACATGCTGTGGAAACCATGTTTTGCAGTTGTTGCACCACAAGGCAACACCAATAAAGTATACAGCAGCCAGAAGTGTCACCGTGAAATACAATATAAAGGGGCCATGAAGTCTAAGAAAACTCAATCAAATAACAACCCAAATACCATATCACTTTATAGACCTTCATAGCAGGCACATTTATAAAGAACCAATTTCCAAAAGATATAGGAGACTACAGACGTGAAAGCTTAACAGTTGGCAAAATATTTTGTTCTGGTTAATACTGTAGTGAAtgaggttttaaaaaaatgattaaagattCTATGTAATCGAATCTCATAGCTATATTTTGTAAGTTGCATTGCTCACTCTGTTTACCAGATGTCAGGGGACAATTGAAACAGACTTAAATATGGAGTATTTTTGCAGCTGCAAGCGATTTATGGTGTAGCAGAACCAGGTGGCCTTACTGCACCTGAGCGTAACAGTTACAGTAATTTTGTTAATGAAGACATTACTCTGAGAAGCCATTTTCTACAACCTGCATTTTTACCTGGTGGTCACACAGGTTAAAGGAAGCTCTTGCTTCATGAAATTTATTTCATATTGCTTATAAAAAGAACATAGTAAcagtagtggactcatcactatcaaaaTCTAGGGACTacccagaagccattaagaggctaacatgatgttaggttatataccaCAACATATAGAGTACAAGCCCAGGGAGGTTATGTTAAAGCTTTACAACGTACTAATGAATACTGTAAAGTACTCTTACCTGGAGTACGGTCTCTTGGGCTATAAAAgtgtgtggtggatggccgggtaaatattctggccctcacccccaggccgccaggtggagctctcccgacagcatggacattccccgaattccagcagggcctcatggactttgtagtttgtatgcacagccctgctggataccatgggggccaccaggagtcgctgtagggaggcagtcggactcttatgtgcc harbors:
- the LOC127529160 gene encoding gastrula zinc finger protein XlCGF9.1-like; amino-acid sequence: MSLVAVEALIDLFNPQPYCCSECGETFSDNSSLRVHTRIHTGEKPHCCSECGKRFSTSSHLQIHKRSHTGEKPYSCSECGKHFSIRSHLQIHTRIHNGKNMYCLSENGKQLLDSSNLQSHIISDIEENLQCSSEYDK